One window of the Deltaproteobacteria bacterium genome contains the following:
- a CDS encoding sulfite exporter TauE/SafE family protein, protein MGFFKDWGSFMVEGSRSFARWEVENARVILGDKRRVWLLALLLIPCILGGWAFADEIGQALPSTIGGKEAYSPSYYSLFIFCVSIFVGVGAGLISGCIGAGGGFIIAPALMSAGVKGILAVGTDLFHIFAKAIMGSVLHRKMGNVSVPLAFVFLIGAIIGTTVGAGINRFLYNVNPVLSDTFITFVYTIMLGFLGFYGMYDYFSAKKAGHGGGAHDGPDGAAMTGIAQKLQAVNLPPMVTFDQGLIPGGRKISWLFLVLSGVLVGMAAGIMGVGGGFLTFPIFVYILGVSSLTTVGTDIFQIVFTAGYGAITQYAIYGFIFYTLAMGMLLGSLAGIQIGALVTKVVPGITIRGFFAISVMAGFVNRFFALPKKLVSMEILPASWAGLAKGMDTVGMYLFFIVIALFGLWVFGAFFGNIKKLKGEA, encoded by the coding sequence ATGGGATTCTTTAAAGATTGGGGTTCGTTCATGGTGGAGGGCTCGCGGTCCTTTGCCCGATGGGAAGTGGAAAACGCGCGCGTTATTTTGGGCGACAAAAGGCGGGTTTGGCTTCTGGCCTTGTTGCTGATCCCCTGCATTCTGGGCGGATGGGCCTTTGCCGACGAGATTGGCCAGGCGTTGCCCAGCACGATCGGCGGCAAGGAAGCCTACAGTCCATCCTATTACAGCCTGTTTATTTTTTGCGTTTCGATTTTCGTGGGCGTGGGCGCGGGCCTCATTTCCGGCTGCATCGGCGCTGGCGGCGGCTTTATCATTGCCCCGGCATTGATGAGCGCCGGGGTTAAGGGCATCCTGGCCGTGGGCACGGATTTGTTTCATATTTTCGCCAAGGCCATCATGGGCAGCGTTCTGCACCGCAAAATGGGCAACGTGTCCGTGCCGCTGGCCTTTGTTTTTCTGATCGGCGCCATCATCGGCACCACCGTGGGCGCGGGAATCAACCGTTTTTTGTACAACGTCAATCCGGTCCTGAGCGATACCTTCATTACTTTTGTCTACACCATCATGCTCGGATTTTTGGGATTCTACGGCATGTACGACTATTTTAGCGCCAAGAAGGCCGGACACGGCGGCGGCGCCCACGACGGCCCGGACGGCGCGGCCATGACCGGCATCGCCCAGAAGCTTCAGGCCGTGAATCTGCCGCCCATGGTCACCTTTGACCAGGGCCTCATTCCCGGCGGCCGCAAGATCTCCTGGCTCTTCCTGGTGCTGTCCGGGGTTCTGGTCGGCATGGCCGCGGGCATCATGGGCGTTGGCGGCGGCTTTCTGACCTTCCCCATCTTTGTCTACATCCTGGGCGTATCCTCGTTGACCACCGTGGGCACGGACATTTTCCAGATCGTGTTCACGGCCGGTTACGGCGCCATCACCCAGTACGCCATTTATGGCTTCATCTTCTACACCCTGGCCATGGGCATGCTGCTGGGTTCCCTGGCCGGCATCCAGATTGGCGCCCTGGTCACCAAGGTCGTGCCCGGCATTACCATTCGCGGATTTTTCGCCATTTCGGTCATGGCCGGTTTCGTGAACCGGTTTTTTGCCCTGCCCAAGAAACTGGTCAGCATGGAAATCCTGCCCGCGTCCTGGGCCGGCCTGGCCAAGGGCATGGATACCGTGGGCATGTATCTGTTTTTTATCGTCATAGCCCTGTTCGGCCTCTGGGTTTTCGGGGCGTTCTTCGGGAATATCAAGAAGTTGAAAGGGGAGGCTTAA
- a CDS encoding response regulator → LRHPDVAVCMLTGHADMEAAIAGMAMGAFDYLMKPVELDELIRKIMDACFRSRRGEEACGVGKPSI, encoded by the coding sequence GCTGCGCCATCCCGATGTGGCGGTATGCATGTTGACTGGCCACGCGGACATGGAGGCGGCAATCGCCGGCATGGCCATGGGGGCTTTTGACTATCTGATGAAACCGGTGGAGCTGGATGAGCTGATCCGGAAGATCATGGACGCCTGCTTCCGGAGCAGGCGGGGGGAAGAGGCATGCGGAGTGGGGAAACCATCCATATAA